aataatagGCATTTTTGAAATATCAAAAAATTGCTGGTGCACAAGCAAAATGCTGGGTACACAAAGCAAAATCCTGAATTCAATAGTAGGAATGTAGGAAACAAATGCCCCAATTGTCCCAAACCGAAATCCAAAAAAGGTgtggtgaaagaaaaaaatgtgacaTTTGGATGCAAATGAAAGACTTGCATTAGTGTTGGACCTCAATAGTATGTCATTCACATCTTAGTTTGTGTTTCATCAATAATTTGTATCACTACTTGTTGAAGTGACTTTGAATATTCGATTTTCCACGAGCAGACTCATCTTAAGAGTAGACAAACAAGCACATCTTCAccaatgttaatttttaatttggcaCGCCAGCTTTATACACTAACTGTTGATGCATATTTAAAAATGTGTCccaataaacaaaacaaatcaCATCAAATAGgttttcaatataatataaagGGTATTGATAGTACCTTTGAGACCATggttaaaaaagtaaaagaaaaaaatatttatgataaaaatcatagaagaacataaaatttttattaataacataattttgaatatcctgataaaaaaatttctctttaaTTCTTTAAGTAATGTCCTATTCTTTAACTAATGTCCTAAGGACACTGTTAACATTTGCCCAATATAAAATCTCGAACTAGGAACTTCTAATCCGATGTGAAAAACCATGTGCATGATGCATTACCAAACATGCTATTAATTTGAATACCCATATAAAATAGTGCAACGTAAAACCCATCTCAACTAGCATAATTCTGAGTAACGACTTCATCTGCCGAAATCGTTAGTTCCACAATAATACAATATTCTCTTGAAtcctaaatatataaaacacaaCAACTTGGTGTGTTAAAATCTACACAATACATCTTTTGACATTGGACCAAAAATACGAACAATTCAAAGTAGGTCCTTTCATGAGTAACCCCACATCTCACTCACCAATATCAATGTACTTGCCAACCATGTTTGCTAAACTCCTCAATGCAACATTTTTCTCCTGGGTTCCTATTAGGGCAAGTTTACTTTCCCAGCAGCACAGTGATGTGCTAGCCTTGAAAACCAATCAGCTTTGTATATTTACACAGCCATGTTGGCACATGTAAGGTCAAGTAAGGGAACTCCCAGCCCACTCTCGTTCTCGTCTCTTTTGTTTGGCTATCATCCTATTGAACTTCTCTTTCCCCTTCTCCAGAAGAGGGTCATGCACAACATAGTCGTTTGGGTCTTCATTGCGAGACATGCGGTCCTGCATATTTACAACAAAATTACAGGCAAAATTTAAGGTGGCAAAAAAGTACTGATGTGGTTTGAATTCAGAAAggaattatttcaaattataaaattagtgtATATATCTTGGCACATGACTACATAGATTTCATTAGAAGTGTctaatttaatgattttctgCATGTTGATAAGCATTGTTTCAGATAGATAAGACACATGATGTGGatggaaaataaaatgattttatatgtaTTGAGATGAAACGCAAAGAGAAAACTGACCTTGCCAGTCTGTGGGGCAAACTTTAAACTAACACCTTTCCAGTCTGACAATTCCTCATTACTAACGTCTTCAGATTCATCAGTTGGGGGTGTCGCCTTTGCTGATAAAGAATTCTTAAATTTTTCAAGTTTAGCCAGAACCTAAAGATAGAGATACAAAAGGAGCAGCGTTACTCATGAAAATCAATTGAAAATATGCAAacatattataaaagaacccATAGTCTTTAGAAATgtagaaacaaaatattaacCCCATAATCTGAGTTTTCAGACATCAGCAATTGAGCAAATGTTCAATTAGCTGTCAATCTCATTTATCTAGAAATTTCCAGTCAACTACTCTTAACATGTCTCAGCAGATTATCAGTCAAGCAGGCTCAAGCTATAATTCCCTATCAATCACATTTCTTGATAGtctagaacaatctagaacacaagccaaaaaataatttaaaaaatacaaagggaataagaaaacagaagataaaacatacaaataaataaaaaatcataacataCTTCATCTTCACGCCCTTGAAGTCTGCGTTTCTTCTGCTTCTGCAATTGTCTTCCTCTCTCAGCTTGATTCAATAGTTGCAAATCTGCATCTGCATTAGACATTCGTTCAGCTCTTGCTTCAGATCCAACTCCCTTTTTCTTCAAGGACAATTTTTCCACCTTTGGTTGATCCTCATCAACACTTACAGCATTGGACCTGACAAGAAAACATTCAACAATTTAATGAGGTTAAGACAGTAATTACAAACTGCTTGGATAATTGTAAAAGCCACAAAACAAGCTCAGATATTTAGAAAATCCAATAAGTCTATTTGGAAATCCAAGCAAGCAAACTTCATAGGCAATAGAAGGCAAACAAGAAGCcactttaaaatatttctttggCACATAACTGACAGTATATTTCTccgttaattaaataaataatgaacacTAGCCAGAACAGAAGCAAAAAAAGTAAACTGATTACAGTTGATTTCTCAGGTAATGCAGCCATGAATTAGGAATCTCAAACATTCCTTAGGAGAAATATCAAATATCAGATAGATATCTATATGCAAGAAATATCTGGCATTTATTAAAATCCATACATATCCTGGAACTCTGGAGAATGAACAAGATTACTTTAGGAAATATTATCCTTATATGCAATTAAGAATAAACACGCAAGTACAATGTGTTTTCATTGCACAGGAACAGTTCCTTATGTGAATTAAATGTGATATGCAGCCAAGCACAACCATCTAATAATCGCCTCTACCTTGGGTCCTTGGCCACAAGTTCAAATAGCTTTGTTCCCAAATATGCTAGTGCAGAAACATGGAGTAAGTATTGGCCAAAGGCTACCCATAACGAGCCTAATAGTTCATTATTGTTTCACAGCAATATTATACAATTCAAAAgaactaaatttgtttttttttatcatattataatataaaccaACACCATTCAAATATCCACATTGACACTCTTGTGACAACAGCTAAAAGATAATGTGAAAGCCATAACAGAATGtcaaatgttaatatttttacctGGCTGCAGACGACGTATCATGGTTCTCTGGACTGGACCTTCCTgctgattaaaaatttaaaaataaggtgAGCCTTGAtaccaaatatattttgaatacgaaaaaaaaaaaaatatatatatatatatatatatataaagaaagaaagaaagcgaTATCATAAGCTGTTCAAAGGAATCAACAGCTAAAGTGTTGGTATGGTACATATAACGATTACAGCATGCACAAATAAGAAACTTCTGCCAtagatttataaatttatatactaAATTCCACTAATCCCCAATTCATTACCgttgtaattaaatttatttcattattgcATGTTGTCATTTACATTTGCTCTTGTAACTACAAAATATAGTAAACATTCCCCTAGAATGTtaaaaaagcaaaaaggaattttaaaatttgcattTTACACTGAACCTAAAGATCCAATATACTAGCAGTTGTGGGTGTCTCGATTAATTGCTCATACAGTAACATTACATCTTCTAAccattttttcatttgttacaACTAAAATATTTATGCCATACATGTACATTATTTGATCTCATTTGACAAGTGCCAGATGTCATTTCAATGACTTGATTCTACCACACCCCGTGCAAttcaatattttctaattctattTCCAAAATGTTAACTATTACTACATGTTTTCTGTACCCCTACTGATCCAACAAGCATTACCATAAGAGTGAGAATTGAATTTCATAATGTTGATACTTCAAAAGtacatcatttttatgtttagttttcaaattgaCAGATGGGATTAGTATCAAGTGGCcacaataatttctaaaagATTTATCTTCTGTTGGGGATGAAGAGGGAATAAACAAGGCAGCCTGACAGTGACTCTGATAGCACAATGTCATGGTTATAAGATCATTGAAACTTGCATAGGTAGAACCAGAAACATTCCCTAGATCAGAGGTTGAGATGTAACAAactacaatatataatattaaagacAATTTGAGGTACCATTTCGCAACTTTGGCTTGGGAGGGAGATCACCCAACTCCTTCCTCTTTTTGAGTATTTGCATGCGCATTCTTGCATCAAAATCTGCTTCATCGTCATCACTGAAATTAAGACATGCCATGCTACCAGCATCTGAATCTTTCTGAGGCTCGTCTTTCTTTGAGTTAAGTGCATCCCTTACAGATAATTGCATATCTCTTCTTGATGAACTCTGCAACAAGAAATACAAGCAATCTTATGTGTGCGGCCATTTGATGTAACACTTATGTTGTTAGTTTTCATTGAAATATGAACTTTCAGGGTGAAATTATCAATTGAATGGGTAATACTGGGACTCTGGGAGCTGTGAGCCAAAAGCAGCTACTGCAAAGTGCAAATTATTAACAGATAAAGTACtaaaaaattgcaaataatGCATACAAGGTGTCAAGTAAGAGTTCTACTTTTACTAGACCTTATTACCAGTTCATTATTAAGAGTATCTTCCTTTAGAAGACGAGGATCGTTCAAGACATCGTGACTGCTCTTAATCTTTTGCTTCACCGATGCCAAttccttttcctcttcttcAGCTTCTTCCCCAAATGAAAGCAAGTTCAATTTTctgtaatttgaattttaaaaaaataagcatcATGCTTCTTGGAGAGTAAGCATTCTGCATTGAGTATTTGAATTATaagacatttttattttctaggaGGTTGAACATACTTTACGCCTTTTTTCCCTGactctttattttttgtatcaGCTTTAGCTTCAATCTGAAGTTTTTGAAGTGTTCTTGGAACAATATCTTCAAATGGATTCCATAACACCTAGAACAAGCATATTAAGATGTTAGGGAGGTTAAATTCTCCATTCACTGAACACAAACTTCAAATTATCTTTTAGCGATGTCAATCAAAAGCACAACGAACCTCAACTGATAATATCTTCGGCGGATCTAAAGGCCGGTCATTCTTATCAGTTTCAAGTTCACCCAGCCTCAAAAGATTATACATTGTATCTCCCGTCACCTGAAGTCAAATAACAGAGAGAACAATGAATGCATCCCTAACAAATTACAAAATGAAAAGTTTTTGctacaatataatttattttttcaaatgtcATCATAAAAGTaccatttcattttgtttttctattttcaaaagtatagaaaagaatgaagaaaacaCTCTATGgtttccaattttattttttatgttcacTGTTTCTAATACAGATCTTTGAAGACAAGAATTAAAGCAAAACCAATGTGACAAGGatcaataattaaaagttaaaatagaaaacgataacaaaattcattttctaGAACCAAATAACTCTTACTTTTCCAAAAATGGTATGCTTGCGATCAAGCCAATCACAGCGGTCGAGAGTGATGAAAAACTGACTTCCATTGGAATTCAGAGTTCCGGCATTGGCCATTGCAACTATTCCTCTGTGCTTGAATTTCAGACGTGAATGAAACTCATCAGCAAAAACACCACCATAAATGCTTTCACCACCTACAacaacaacacaacaacaattagTTTATAAAAACCACTAAACAATCAGAAGAAGTCACAAACCACATGGCATCCATAAATCACATTAGCTAGCTACTACAACAGAACAAATATGTTATTATGTTTGGAAACATGGTGGATGAATCACGTTTAAAAAACCATGGTAGCCTCAAAGCTACTTGCTAGCGTGGTGAAAAAACATGGCAGGACACCATGGTTTCCTTAAATCACCATAAAACCAAACACACTACTCATGGTGGGAAGTATCAATTAATTTGCCTCCTGTTAGACGTGATTTCAGCAAAAATACAAATGTTTGTTTACTGTTAGGCCAAATTGATTTTGCCTCCAAACCTTGGTATCACTGGAAGTGATAAAAAGTAGCTTCTGTGTTGATTGAAAAACTTGCACTAAGTCTTACATCAAACTTGCTTTTAGGATAAAAACACATCCAAAGCAACCTAAAGTTGCTACAAGTTACAATCAATTATGAATCCAGAATTAATTCTTCAAGTAAACACGTAAACATTCAACTAAAATCTCGTTAACAGATATTTCAACCAACATGATTATGAATAATCCAACAATCCAACGTAAATCTATACACACATTGAAGAGATAAAAAGTAACTTTTGCATTAGATTGAGAATTTCACTCTAAATTTTACATTACAATACTTCCAAACATAAATCAAttcacttcaaaatcaattatgcaaaaacaaattcatttaaaatcaaTCATGCAAACGATCACTCATATCTTCAATTATGCAAaaacatattcatttaaaatCCAGAACTAATTCTTCAATGTATAAGACTATTTGGATTAAAGTTAGGAAAGTACTTTTACAAATTCCAAATTTCCAATGCATAATAACGAATTCCAATGCactaaatgaagaaaaaaattgttgcttCCAGAGTAAACTGCACTAAACATGTAAACATTTAACTAAAATCTCGTTAACTGATATTTCGACGAGATTATTATATCTCAACGTGATTCCGAATAATCCAACGTTAATCCAATCACACATCTAGAGTGATAAAAAGCAGCTTTTGCTTTAAGATTGAAAAACTTCATACTAAATTTTACATCCAATTTGATTTCAGAATCAGAACGCATCCAAATTTCAAACACAAATCAATTCACTTCAAAATCAAtaatgcaaaaaagaaaaaatcatttaaaatcaattatgcaAATGCTCACTCAAACACACGcacgcgcacacacacacacacacacacacacttagtTTCAATTTTTGAGATAAGaatatggaagaaaaaaaatgaaagacgaAGGGGGCTGAATTAGAGCGCGTGGGAAGCACCGGTGCCGGTGCCGGTGGGGTCGCCGCTTTGGACGAGGAAGTCCTTGATGATGCGGTGGAAGATGGTGTTGTCGTAATAGTTTTCGAGGCAGAGCTGAACGAAGTTCCTCGCGGCCTTCGGAGCCTCTTTCGGCCACAGCTCAATGTCCAAAGGACCGCGCGTAGTGTTCACCACCACCTTCCCCTTCGTCGGAGGCTCTAGAACGTAAACCGACgacatcttcttcttctattcCGAACGCTTCTTCACCACCGCACAAACCACTCTTTCTGTGTGAGGGTTTTCAACTTTTGATTTGTttctgatttctttattttttttacgatCAATTTGTTTCGGATTTCAattccctcttttttttattatttaggtttaatcgtaaattttatgtttcaattttgttattttataaattttatcatttcaagttttattttggtGAATTTTACCCACACAAGCGCGACAGTTTTTCTTTATCAAggtgattttgtaaaattatattgatactCCTGATATTCGTTGTAATTATAATCAgcatagaaaaattatttttgcagCGGTTATAACAACAATGCAGAAAGTAATTTTTCTATATCAATTATGATTATAAtcgatattttttaaaaatataaaaaaatattttttacatcattttttattgatgtgataataaaatatataaaaataaaaaaaaatatagtaaaatttgtaaaatattgaaagttaaatgataaaatttataaaaaaaaaacttaagtaataaaattacaaaattatgaaaGGCACAAAATTAcagaaataaaatttgagagACAAAGTTCACATGAAAATTTAACAATACAATTAACCTTATTatttattcatgaaaaaaaGGCACAAATGCCTAAACTCAAAAGTTATCTTATATAATATGATGTgatttttgaaagataaaaaaagttaaaataaaatattttagtgatTTATAATAGTTTAGAATAAAAATTACAGAAGAAAAATGACATCAAATAGAATTATTCTCATTATAAtagttatatatttgtttatttgaaaaataaaatagtttagcaaattagttaagaaaaaatattacttcttatataaatttttttttatttttatattctatatACCAGGACAAtcgattaaattttaaaagatgtaAGTTTTTgggtaaataagaaaaaaaaagactgcattaaaataatatattttagagtttttatgtaaaataaaaaaaacatggtaTGCTTATATgattattaaaatactttttattttataaattttaggttatttgaatgcaataatataaaaatattttttacaaaattactataaaaaattattaataaaacatgtttcgatataaaaaaattgtaaataatttaagattGTGTTTCACAAGtcttatatttgtattttttagggaaatattaattagtatgatttattttctcattatgaaattttaaaaaagaaatacttaCAAATAGATGTCAAAATAGATCATATTAACTTAGGCCTTATTTGGGcggttttgaaatttttagtcctgagatttttaaaaatgaaatttgttttagtaaagtttttagtttttaaagagTTGTAGCAaattaaaaagatgaataaaattAGTCAAccattttatcttatcttaccTCGTTATAAAACTATGGTGGTGGCACTAGTGACATTAGTGGTAAGAGGGTGGTGATTGTGGTAGTAGGGGTGCGATAAAATCCATTTTCATCTTAATTCTAATGGAATTTGTTGTATCGTTTTGATAATTTTGAGCAATATAAATTCGTGCTAAATTGGTGCATGCGTTAGGAACCTCTAAAGGAATAGAAAACAGCTTAAAAGGGGTGAAATGGCTCTAGTTGTATAAGAACGACCCAATGCTTAATTATATGCAGATCATGCATGTCAAACTCTGCCTGAGAAAATATGCACAACCCCATGCATGGGGTGTGAAGATCAAGCAATGCTCCGAACATTATGCACGAACCTGTGTTTAACATCACAAGTTTCGAGTATTAGTATTACATCTTAAGGAAAAGTCTTAATTACGAGGAACTTGTTGTTATATTAATCGTGtaactttattatttgttatgttGTGTTATTAGTTATGCTTTGAGCATATGTATGTGCTATAAAAGAGTGTACATTCATGTGCATGTGTACTTATTGTTATTCTTAATATcattattaacattattattaatatgttgtggttgttgatattattattattatttgttatattgTGTTGGTGATTCTATTATTGCAATATATATGTTATTGTTAGTAGTTGTATAATAACGATAGCACTACTATTGTTATTCTATTATTAATATcgttattattagtattattgtattatcaatattattatgtttattactATTGTAAATGCTCTAGTGATGGTGATTAGTGAACACAAGATAATAGGACCTAGAGAGTGCCTAGGGCCCAATAAGGGGCTAAGTCAACCCAAACTCTTACCATCTAAGTTTTATAAGAATGAAGAAAGTGAGACATGATAGGGTTATTAGTTACTGGagttagaaagaaagaaaataataataagatagaAGAGGACAAAAAGAAGATAAAGGAAGAAGGGAGTTGGAGACTCAAGCTTGAAGCTCTCATTCGTGCCTCAGTTAGGTGAGTGTTTTGTCATCCTTCCTAAGCTTACCTCTATGTTTCTTGTTGTTCTACTTGTCTTCCCCACCCTTTTGGATGgtttcttccctttcccttttctttttttaggttATGGATTGATGATTTTGGAATGATTATGAGTGATTAAGGCTTGATTATGGACGATTGAAGGTTGGGATATGTTGTACAAGTGTTTAGGAGTTTATAATGAGTGTTAGGAATGATTAGGGATGAATGGGTTCATAAAAACCCAAAATCGTGAAGTGTTGTTATGCACTGGTCACTTAAGCAAACTTGATCGCTTAAGTGAAATTGGGAATTGAGGTTTGACATGATTTTGAGTTTGCTTAAGCGAGCAAAAGATCTCGCTTAACGAGTTGTGTGGCCTGAACTAGGAAAAGTGATCTTCATGAAATATGTATCCCTAGATGTTAGCTAACTAATGACGTTGGTTTCactaaaaaataagttgtgtAACTCAAGATAAGTTCGTATTAGTGAGCAAAGGTCAAATTGTCAGAATTACACAATCAATTTGTATTCTTTCTAATTTTAGGCATAATAGACTACATAACTAGCTTTCAAAGTAAACATAAAAGTTGTAGACAACCatcttatctttaaaataagataaaatgaaaCTTGATAGAATtagtataattataaatatagtgGTTACACCTCAAAGTGGTCATAGACACGTAATGAAAATGATAGAAGTAatacttaaaacttaaaagatgtTATAGCAATTGTAATACAAAGTAGATGATATAATTGATGTGTGGCATAAAGTTAAGATGTGCATGACTTGATTGAATGATGATATTGAATACATGTGTTGATGTTGTAACTTGAATGGTGATTTATGAGTGTTGTGGAATCATTTAATGTTTTACTTTATCTCTAAAGTGTGAATTGTAATGAATGATATTCATGTGCACATGGTGAATCAAGTGATGTCGTGATaatgttttgaatttatttatatgcagcTTGAGTTCATGTGGAACAGGGACCACCATGCTATGATGGTTCATGATTAAATGTCATTGCAACAAGTGACCTAGTCTATGCAGGGCAAATATGAGCTCAGGTGGTATTTTGGCCATGAGTTATCTAGCCTATGTGGGGGTGAGAATGAGCTCACTATGTGTGGTGTGAGGTTCAATAGAACCACTTGTGCATGATTGTGTGAGACATGCATCATAAATGTGTCATAAATGTGCATATGATTATAAGACAGGGGATATGGTCGAGCTTCACTGGGGATGACATGAATAAGTTAAAGTATTACCCTGTCCTTAGGGGGTATCCAATTTGGAATCTCCTTGTGTCTCAAGTTGATCCCATGGGCTGGAGTATCCTTGCAAGACTAAGTAACTCTGATGTACTGCCAACAATTTTGTTTAGATGAGAGCGTACTAATGGGATCATATGAGTCTGCTACTACATATTCTTCCGAGCTTCTTTCATAAATGTTTTACTGGTATCATATGCAtatgagaaaaacaaaaagaacatCGCATTGGATACGTGCATTATGAATTTGCTAGCTTGTGTGGTTTTTGTGACGTGGGTGCCATGTATGCACTATGTTGTACTTGTGTGATGTGTTGAGAATATGTATGATTATCATAGTGACTAATAAAGTGATTATATGTGGTTGTAAGGTTAAGGACATGGAGGGAGATATACCCAGAATGCACTATATGAGTATAGATGTTGGAATGTATTTTTTCGTCTAAGGATGAACTGGTGTAAAGTGAGTGTTAGGGAGTAAATCCTTAATAAGGAAAGTCATGTTAAACAAGAGAGAGATGTGAAAGTATCTTACTAGTTAAAGAATAAATCCTAAGATATTAATGAAAGTGAACCAATGTACTAGAATGagcatatataagaaataaataagaggAAAATGTTTTATGATTGAAGAATGTAGACCCAACCTTAGAAATGATAGGGTTTGATAGAGACCgaaaaaaggtaaaatcatgAGAAGCAAATTATTGAATTGTTCTAGTAAAGGATTCTAAGACAACCTTGGAGTCCTTAGAGTACTCACTGAGACATTATGTCTCACTCCTTtaagtttctttattttcaGGAAAACATGTGACTACATGTGTCATTGGAGCATGGAGTGTTGTGTTGTTTTATATCCATATCTATTTCATTTTATGTTGTATGATGTATATATGTTACATGAAATAAGTTATATTTGTGACATCCTCTACCttcacaaatataaataaataataaaaagaaataatatcatgcgaaattatttttttcttctttaaaagacatttaatttaaattaattcaaaaaggtaaaaggttcacattcacttagtGAAATCATAGTAGAAATTGTTcgagtaaaaaaataaagttatctcaactcaaaacaaggccgcctattctaaataaatataaaacaaaagctaaaacagaaaatataacacaattatatcattcaCGAAATTATAACATATGAGGTAAAATCTTACGCCCCGATGTCACACTTATCAGAGCATATCCCTATCACAAGCTAAGTCTCTCAATCTCCAGCATGAAACTCATTATATTTTGGCTCACCTGAAACAAAATGgcaatcagcccaaacacaaacacacaccgaGAGTGAGTTATCTCatttgtatataataaaacattagagcatgtgaaacatataatacttagagctgaatttatataaataacatcacTTCACAAAATCACACACATTATTCACACTCATTCAAGTTCACGCACTCCagaaaataatatcaaacagtaattgttaactcaatgaaagtcaaacacaagcgttatgcaacaaatacg
This region of Glycine soja cultivar W05 chromosome 17, ASM419377v2, whole genome shotgun sequence genomic DNA includes:
- the LOC114393603 gene encoding peptidyl-prolyl cis-trans isomerase CYP57 isoform X2, translating into MSSVYVLEPPTKGKVVVNTTRGPLDIELWPKEAPKAARNFVQLCLENYYDNTIFHRIIKDFLVQSGDPTGTGTGGESIYGGVFADEFHSRLKFKHRGIVAMANAGTLNSNGSQFFITLDRCDWLDRKHTIFGKVTGDTMYNLLRLGELETDKNDRPLDPPKILSVEVLWNPFEDIVPRTLQKLQIEAKADTKNKESGKKGVKKLNLLSFGEEAEEEEKELASVKQKIKSSHDVLNDPRLLKEDTLNNELSSSRRDMQLSVRDALNSKKDEPQKDSDAGSMACLNFSDDDEADFDARMRMQILKKRKELGDLPPKPKLRNGRSSPENHDTSSAARSNAVSVDEDQPKVEKLSLKKKGVGSEARAERMSNADADLQLLNQAERGRQLQKQKKRRLQGREDEVLAKLEKFKNSLSAKATPPTDESEDVSNEELSDWKGVSLKFAPQTGKDRMSRNEDPNDYVVHDPLLEKGKEKFNRMIAKQKRREREWAGSSLT
- the LOC114393603 gene encoding peptidyl-prolyl cis-trans isomerase CYP57 isoform X1, with the translated sequence MSSVYVLEPPTKGKVVVNTTRGPLDIELWPKEAPKAARNFVQLCLENYYDNTIFHRIIKDFLVQSGDPTGTGTGGESIYGGVFADEFHSRLKFKHRGIVAMANAGTLNSNGSQFFITLDRCDWLDRKHTIFGKVTGDTMYNLLRLGELETDKNDRPLDPPKILSVEVLWNPFEDIVPRTLQKLQIEAKADTKNKESGKKGVKKLNLLSFGEEAEEEEKELASVKQKIKSSHDVLNDPRLLKEDTLNNELSSSRRDMQLSVRDALNSKKDEPQKDSDAGSMACLNFSDDDEADFDARMRMQILKKRKELGDLPPKPKLRNAGRSSPENHDTSSAARSNAVSVDEDQPKVEKLSLKKKGVGSEARAERMSNADADLQLLNQAERGRQLQKQKKRRLQGREDEVLAKLEKFKNSLSAKATPPTDESEDVSNEELSDWKGVSLKFAPQTGKDRMSRNEDPNDYVVHDPLLEKGKEKFNRMIAKQKRREREWAGSSLT